The proteins below are encoded in one region of Metallibacterium scheffleri:
- a CDS encoding DUF6491 family protein, with product MRAEGESHSFTNECIERTTCRHVHGAQCMTTVRGARCNICAHRNHQGMSIMKYTRTALLGMLLALTAAAHFANAQDAPAAAASSTATLAPAIIQPQAKCLDPATIERWDKLGPHRVAVTTRGNTYFALEFAADCSAGRNKPSAWQMSTQAPARLCGYPDETAISSAGDICAIASIRPLDKTQFDAFIKASGG from the coding sequence ATGCGTGCCGAAGGCGAGTCACATTCGTTTACGAATGAATGTATTGAACGGACAACTTGCCGGCATGTGCACGGCGCACAATGCATGACGACTGTGCGGGGAGCACGGTGCAACATCTGCGCACATCGCAATCATCAGGGGATGTCCATCATGAAATACACGCGCACCGCCCTCCTGGGCATGCTGCTCGCGCTGACCGCCGCCGCACATTTCGCGAACGCGCAGGATGCGCCCGCCGCGGCGGCGTCCAGCACCGCAACCCTGGCGCCGGCGATCATCCAGCCGCAGGCGAAATGCCTCGATCCGGCCACCATCGAGCGCTGGGATAAACTCGGCCCGCACCGCGTGGCGGTGACAACCCGCGGCAACACCTATTTCGCGCTTGAGTTCGCGGCCGACTGCAGCGCCGGTCGCAACAAACCCAGTGCCTGGCAGATGTCCACGCAGGCACCGGCGCGCTTGTGCGGCTATCCGGATGAAACCGCGATCAGCAGTGCGGGCGACATCTGCGCGATCGCCAGCATCAGGCCCCTCGACAAAACGCAGTTCGATGCCTTCATCAAAGCCAGTGGCGGCTGA
- a CDS encoding NAD(P)/FAD-dependent oxidoreductase: MTIKRQRLVIVGGGAGGLELASRLSSRHLRKRLQVTLIDAQRTHLWKPLLHEVAAGSFDPAEHALEYMVHAARHGIDFRLGTMQRLDRAQRQVWLAPVINREGNEILAQRSVAYDTLVLAVGSVANDFGVPGVAEHCWFLDTLHEAKRFQRRLLDALLRFAGHVADDPAAEFRIAIVGGGATGVELAAQLHRVSRVLTQYGLEALQPEQRIRISVLEAGPRILPGLPPRMSASVTRELQRIGISVLVEQRVIGVDAEALLLADGHRIEAEIKVWAAGIRGPECLLHGDGLELNRIRQLVVQRNLLTTRDENIFALGDCAAFPPDAQGQTVPPRAQAAHQQASFLARAIRRRLHGKGSLGEYHYRDYGSLVALGHYSTVGNLMGAITGNVWISGFIARFMYVSLYKLHQAALYGWWHTLLLGLANRLRRTVDPEIKLH; the protein is encoded by the coding sequence ATGACGATCAAGAGGCAGCGCCTGGTCATCGTCGGTGGTGGCGCGGGTGGCCTGGAACTGGCCAGCCGCCTGTCTTCACGGCATTTGCGCAAACGCCTGCAAGTGACCTTGATCGACGCGCAGCGCACGCACCTGTGGAAGCCGTTGTTGCACGAGGTGGCCGCCGGCAGTTTCGACCCGGCTGAGCATGCGCTCGAATATATGGTGCATGCTGCGCGCCACGGCATCGACTTTCGCTTGGGCACGATGCAACGTCTCGACCGCGCACAGCGCCAGGTTTGGCTGGCTCCGGTGATCAACCGCGAGGGCAACGAAATCCTGGCGCAGCGCAGCGTGGCCTACGACACGCTGGTGCTGGCGGTGGGCAGCGTGGCCAATGATTTCGGTGTGCCGGGCGTGGCCGAGCATTGCTGGTTTCTGGATACCCTGCACGAAGCCAAACGCTTCCAGCGGCGCCTGCTGGATGCCCTGCTGCGTTTCGCCGGTCATGTCGCGGATGATCCTGCCGCCGAGTTTCGCATCGCCATCGTCGGCGGCGGCGCCACCGGCGTGGAACTGGCCGCGCAGCTGCACCGCGTCAGCCGTGTGCTGACCCAGTACGGACTGGAGGCCTTGCAACCCGAGCAGCGCATCCGCATCAGCGTGCTCGAAGCCGGGCCGCGCATTCTGCCTGGGCTGCCGCCGCGCATGAGCGCCAGCGTCACGCGCGAGCTGCAGCGCATCGGCATCAGCGTGCTCGTCGAGCAACGCGTGATTGGCGTCGACGCCGAAGCACTGCTGCTGGCGGACGGTCACCGCATCGAGGCCGAAATCAAGGTGTGGGCGGCCGGTATTCGCGGACCCGAGTGCCTGCTGCACGGCGATGGCCTGGAACTCAACCGCATCCGCCAGCTCGTGGTGCAGCGCAATCTGCTGACCACGCGCGATGAAAACATATTCGCACTGGGCGACTGCGCCGCGTTTCCGCCCGATGCGCAGGGGCAAACCGTGCCACCGCGTGCGCAGGCGGCGCATCAGCAGGCCAGTTTTCTCGCGCGCGCGATCCGGCGGCGACTGCATGGCAAGGGCAGTCTGGGCGAGTACCACTACCGCGATTACGGTTCACTGGTGGCACTCGGCCACTACAGTACCGTCGGCAATCTCATGGGTGCGATCACCGGCAATGTCTGGATCTCGGGTTTTATCGCGCGCTTCATGTACGTGTCGCTGTACAAACTGCACCAGGCCGCCTTGTATGGCTGGTGGCACACGTTGCTGCTGGGCCTGGCCAACCGTCTGCGGCGCACGGTGGACCCCGAGATCAAACTGCACTGA
- the pxpB gene encoding 5-oxoprolinase subunit PxpB, with protein sequence MPQWETMGESAVLLRWGQTLDAALNATVHAAAHALRRAALPGIEDIAPAYASLLLRFDLDVWSARGTRDAFGALHEAVDPLLAATSASATLPSRELCVPVCYGGEHGPDLAEVARRAKLSQQALIALHCAPLYRVAMLGFAPGFPYLLGLDAALQMPRRAQPRVSVPAGSVAIGGAQTGIYPGALPGGWHLLGRTPWRLFDAAREPACLLQPGDGVRFTSISAEEFSASARDRP encoded by the coding sequence ATGCCGCAATGGGAAACCATGGGCGAAAGCGCGGTACTTCTGCGCTGGGGCCAAACACTCGATGCGGCGCTGAATGCCACGGTGCATGCCGCGGCCCATGCGCTGCGCCGCGCGGCCCTGCCCGGCATCGAGGACATTGCTCCGGCTTATGCCAGTCTGCTGCTGCGTTTCGACCTCGATGTCTGGAGCGCGCGCGGGACACGCGACGCATTCGGCGCACTGCATGAGGCGGTTGATCCCCTGCTCGCCGCCACATCCGCCAGCGCCACACTACCCTCACGCGAGCTGTGCGTGCCGGTCTGCTACGGCGGTGAACACGGTCCCGACCTCGCCGAGGTCGCACGGCGTGCCAAGCTGAGTCAACAGGCGTTGATCGCCTTGCACTGCGCGCCACTGTATCGGGTGGCGATGCTGGGTTTCGCGCCGGGTTTTCCGTACCTGCTCGGCCTTGATGCTGCACTGCAAATGCCGCGCCGCGCGCAACCCCGCGTCAGCGTGCCCGCAGGCAGCGTAGCCATCGGCGGAGCACAAACCGGCATTTATCCTGGCGCGCTGCCCGGTGGCTGGCACCTGCTCGGGCGCACGCCATGGCGCCTGTTTGATGCTGCGCGCGAGCCCGCGTGTCTGCTGCAACCGGGCGATGGCGTGCGCTTCACATCGATCAGCGCAGAAGAATTTTCAGCATCAGCGCGTGATCGCCCATGA
- a CDS encoding biotin-dependent carboxyltransferase family protein — translation MSIEVLHPGLLSTVQDLGRCGHAALGVGRSGALDADALRLANALLGNAATLAGLEITLQGPTLRFNERTGFALCGADFSARLDGHPVNAWSALQAQTGSVLELGRASSGCRGWLALTGGIDLPPVLGSRSTDLNAGLGPLPRALRRGDVLPLGAHASTPRAPSARWSLNPRPWFAVAEHEPLRLLQGRDHAGLDQASMAALYNSEFRVATASNRVGLRLDGPALRLTQTLECVSEGCVPGVVQLPGGGQPIVLLGEHPVSGGYPRIAQLAAVDLPRLAQARPGSALRFMLTDLDTATRALLARQHARADLESRIRSRLAAT, via the coding sequence ATGAGCATCGAAGTGCTGCACCCCGGCTTGCTGAGCACGGTGCAAGACCTGGGCCGCTGCGGACACGCTGCGCTGGGCGTCGGCCGCAGTGGCGCGCTGGACGCCGATGCGTTGCGCCTTGCCAACGCACTGCTCGGCAATGCGGCCACCTTGGCGGGACTGGAAATCACCCTGCAAGGCCCCACGCTGCGCTTCAACGAGCGCACCGGGTTCGCATTGTGCGGCGCGGACTTCAGCGCACGCCTCGATGGCCACCCGGTCAATGCCTGGTCAGCATTGCAGGCCCAGACCGGCAGCGTGCTGGAACTGGGCCGTGCCAGCAGCGGCTGCCGTGGGTGGCTGGCGCTGACCGGCGGGATCGATCTGCCGCCGGTGCTAGGCAGTCGCAGCACTGATCTCAATGCCGGGCTGGGGCCGCTGCCGCGTGCACTGCGCCGTGGCGACGTGTTGCCACTGGGGGCTCACGCATCGACTCCGCGGGCGCCGTCGGCACGCTGGTCGCTGAATCCGCGCCCATGGTTTGCGGTGGCCGAACACGAGCCATTGCGCCTGCTGCAGGGGCGCGATCACGCAGGCCTCGACCAAGCCTCGATGGCCGCGCTGTACAACTCGGAATTCCGCGTGGCCACGGCCAGCAACCGTGTCGGCTTGCGCCTCGATGGCCCTGCGCTGCGACTCACGCAAACGCTGGAATGCGTATCCGAAGGCTGCGTGCCTGGCGTGGTGCAACTGCCGGGCGGCGGGCAACCGATCGTGCTGCTGGGCGAGCATCCGGTCAGCGGCGGCTATCCGCGCATCGCGCAGCTTGCCGCGGTGGATTTGCCGCGTCTGGCGCAGGCACGCCCGGGTAGTGCGCTACGCTTCATGCTGACTGATCTGGATACCGCCACGCGGGCGCTGCTGGCACGGCAACACGCGCGCGCCGATCTGGAATCACGCATCCGTTCGAGACTGGCCGCGACATGA
- a CDS encoding LamB/YcsF family protein: MKRIDLNCDMGESFGVWNMGQDAQVMPWISSANIACGMHAGDPATMQRTVALAVQHGVAIGAHVSLPDLQGFGRRAMAISAADLHALVLYQLGALAGFAHAAGARLRHVKAHGALYHQTTGDAALAQAFTRAVRDFDAQLAVVAQSGSALLDAAQTLHLRGLREAFADRGYDNDGKLLARGTPGALLETAQAAAQAVMIAAHDAVVEHHGARLTLTADTLCLHGDRDDAAMLAQAVRDALTAAGIDVQAATS; this comes from the coding sequence ATGAAACGCATCGATCTCAACTGTGACATGGGTGAATCATTCGGCGTCTGGAACATGGGCCAGGATGCGCAGGTGATGCCGTGGATCAGCTCGGCCAACATTGCCTGCGGCATGCACGCCGGTGATCCGGCAACGATGCAGCGCACCGTGGCACTTGCCGTGCAGCATGGCGTGGCCATCGGCGCGCATGTATCACTGCCGGATCTGCAGGGCTTCGGGCGCCGCGCCATGGCCATCAGCGCTGCCGACCTGCATGCCCTGGTGCTGTATCAGCTCGGCGCGCTGGCCGGTTTTGCACATGCCGCGGGCGCGCGCCTGCGCCATGTCAAGGCGCATGGCGCGCTCTATCACCAGACGACCGGCGATGCCGCACTGGCACAGGCATTCACGCGGGCCGTGCGCGATTTCGACGCGCAGCTTGCCGTGGTTGCGCAATCCGGCAGCGCCTTGCTCGACGCGGCGCAGACGTTGCATTTGCGCGGGCTGCGCGAAGCATTCGCCGATCGTGGCTACGACAATGATGGCAAGCTTCTGGCGCGTGGTACCCCGGGTGCGCTGCTGGAAACCGCACAGGCTGCGGCGCAGGCCGTGATGATCGCCGCGCATGATGCAGTCGTCGAACATCACGGCGCGCGCCTCACCCTCACCGCCGACACCCTCTGCCTGCATGGCGATCGCGATGATGCCGCGATGCTGGCGCAGGCCGTGCGCGATGCGCTGACCGCCGCGGGCATCGACGTACAGGCCGCAACGTCATGA